A single window of Chloracidobacterium thermophilum B DNA harbors:
- a CDS encoding MATE family efflux transporter: MASVPVASGCAPADTRHHRPASHYAAHLKLALPVMFSQMGHLIVQLTDSLMLGHYDTTALAASAFGQSVFVIGLVFGVGFTLAMTPLVGAARGANDVGAAAQWFSHGLAVNVAVALLITFVLLALYPWLDAFGQTPEVTATARPYYLLLTASLLPVMVFQTFRQFTEGLGNTRLAALITVLEVLLNLGLNYLLIFGHGGFPRLGIVGAGVATLLVRLVLAGTFALCFIRLRLFAPYRATLRRTLWDGAAIRHYLRLGLPLGGQFVLEVGAFAAGAVMMGWLGKLELAAHQVALGLASLTFMGASGIASAATIRVSYYLGAGERRAMRAAGLAAMHIVLVYMGFTALVFVALRHWLPTLFTTDPAVVSIAATLLLVAAVFQLFDGLQVVLLSALRAMTDALLPTVLAFIAYLLVALPTSYGLAFRLGWREVGIWMGYVVGLATAAVLFFLRFQALSRPTPEPRAVPLQR; the protein is encoded by the coding sequence ATGGCTTCCGTCCCGGTTGCTTCCGGCTGCGCGCCGGCCGACACGCGCCACCACCGCCCGGCCAGTCACTACGCCGCCCATCTCAAACTGGCGCTGCCCGTCATGTTTTCCCAGATGGGCCACCTCATCGTGCAGCTTACAGACAGCCTGATGCTCGGTCACTACGACACGACCGCCCTGGCGGCTTCCGCCTTTGGGCAGAGCGTGTTTGTCATCGGGCTGGTTTTCGGTGTGGGCTTCACTTTGGCCATGACGCCCCTTGTCGGCGCGGCGCGGGGGGCCAATGATGTCGGCGCGGCGGCGCAGTGGTTCAGCCACGGGCTGGCGGTCAACGTGGCGGTGGCCCTGCTCATCACCTTTGTACTGCTGGCGCTCTACCCATGGCTCGATGCGTTCGGACAGACGCCGGAGGTGACGGCCACGGCCCGGCCCTACTACCTGCTGCTGACGGCTTCGCTGCTGCCGGTCATGGTCTTTCAGACGTTCCGGCAGTTTACGGAAGGGCTGGGGAATACGCGCCTCGCGGCCCTCATCACGGTTCTGGAAGTCCTGCTCAATCTGGGATTGAACTACCTGCTGATTTTCGGGCACGGAGGTTTTCCACGCTTGGGTATCGTGGGGGCCGGAGTGGCTACCCTGCTCGTGCGCCTGGTTCTGGCGGGAACCTTCGCTCTGTGTTTCATCCGCCTCCGCCTGTTTGCCCCCTATCGCGCAACCCTGCGCCGGACGCTGTGGGACGGGGCCGCCATCCGGCACTATCTGCGGCTGGGCCTGCCGCTGGGCGGACAGTTCGTGCTTGAAGTGGGTGCGTTCGCGGCCGGAGCCGTCATGATGGGCTGGCTCGGCAAGCTCGAACTGGCCGCACATCAGGTTGCCCTTGGGCTGGCCTCGCTGACGTTTATGGGAGCTTCGGGGATTGCGTCGGCCGCAACGATCCGGGTCAGTTACTACCTTGGCGCGGGCGAGCGGCGCGCCATGCGGGCCGCCGGACTGGCGGCCATGCATATCGTCCTGGTGTACATGGGCTTTACAGCGCTGGTCTTCGTCGCGCTGCGGCACTGGCTGCCGACCCTGTTTACCACCGACCCGGCGGTAGTCAGCATCGCCGCCACGCTCCTGCTGGTCGCGGCGGTATTTCAGCTTTTCGACGGGCTACAGGTGGTGCTCCTGTCCGCCTTGCGTGCCATGACCGATGCCCTGCTGCCCACCGTTCTGGCTTTCATTGCCTACCTGCTGGTGGCACTGCCGACGAGCTACGGACTGGCGTTCCGGCTGGGCTGGCGGGAAGTCGGGATTTGGATGGGCTATGTCGTCGGGCTGGCCACGGCGGCTGTCCTGTTTTTCCTGCGTTTTCAGGCCCTGAGCCGTCCGACACCTGAGCCGCGTGCCGTTCCGCTCCAGAGATGA
- the puhE gene encoding putative photosynthetic complex assembly protein PuhE, whose protein sequence is MALAPDEPDAPPVVFMAFTLLQSPWLFWLGLSLFAVAVWWAATVIIIFACGRRSWRRAVIVLSSLVSVAALAGMPAISHMTTPLGAALGFLAGIVAWGWFETSYYTGYVVGMEVPPCPPQCGGWRHFIHGVKANLYHELSIFVGFALVWWATPGPNQVALWTFTIHWWMHQSAKLNVFFGVRNLNEEYLPEHLRRMTQFFSKRPINWFFPFSVTISTAWAHWLFYRALQAPDRFTATAYGLASVLMALAILEHWWLILPQPVGVWAWGLLSRRAPEVKPTVDVIGGFLGSGKTTLLRHLLPQLGDKTVVLVNEFADVGLDGARLREGSTEDAPVVELAGGCLCCTLSRNVAATLLRIIREHAPERILIEPSGAAALSDLLGTLHQPGCRELLGPIRVVAVVDGKQWLLADRAVQMAIAAYVEAAATVVINKCDSLSQAELARLQQRLAGCNPAAKVIYTSFGRLDLRDLSDTQDDACLGETLAPRLAFRQISETFSAVFDAAGLQQVFEAMTAGDFGDISRAKGVFKTTGGWLRLEYAGQAMSLNPCAAASESSLVVIGREPSSNLLAAVRQTIIAPTAASAPAVVSPAEAHYLTTAS, encoded by the coding sequence TTGGCGCTTGCGCCCGACGAACCTGATGCGCCCCCGGTCGTGTTCATGGCTTTCACCCTGCTGCAATCTCCCTGGCTGTTCTGGCTCGGACTCTCCCTGTTTGCCGTCGCCGTCTGGTGGGCGGCCACGGTCATCATCATTTTTGCCTGCGGGCGTCGCAGTTGGCGGCGGGCGGTCATCGTGCTGTCATCCTTGGTGTCCGTCGCAGCCTTGGCCGGGATGCCTGCCATCAGCCACATGACGACACCACTGGGCGCGGCGCTGGGATTTCTGGCCGGGATTGTCGCCTGGGGATGGTTTGAGACGAGCTACTACACCGGCTATGTCGTCGGCATGGAAGTGCCGCCGTGTCCGCCACAGTGCGGTGGCTGGCGGCACTTCATCCATGGCGTCAAAGCCAACCTCTACCACGAGCTTTCGATTTTTGTCGGCTTTGCACTCGTCTGGTGGGCCACACCCGGGCCGAACCAGGTCGCGCTGTGGACGTTCACCATCCACTGGTGGATGCACCAGTCAGCCAAGCTCAACGTGTTTTTTGGCGTCCGCAACCTCAATGAGGAGTACCTGCCGGAGCATCTGCGCCGGATGACGCAGTTTTTCTCCAAACGCCCCATCAACTGGTTTTTCCCCTTCTCGGTCACGATTTCGACCGCCTGGGCGCACTGGCTGTTTTACCGCGCCCTGCAGGCGCCCGACAGGTTTACAGCCACGGCCTACGGGCTGGCGAGCGTCCTGATGGCACTGGCGATTCTGGAGCACTGGTGGCTCATCCTGCCGCAGCCGGTTGGCGTCTGGGCATGGGGCTTGCTGTCGCGCCGCGCGCCGGAAGTCAAACCCACCGTGGATGTCATCGGCGGTTTTCTTGGCTCCGGCAAAACGACACTTTTGCGCCACCTGCTGCCGCAACTTGGCGACAAGACCGTGGTGCTCGTCAACGAGTTCGCCGATGTCGGACTGGACGGTGCACGCCTGCGCGAAGGCAGCACCGAAGATGCCCCTGTAGTCGAACTCGCCGGTGGCTGCCTGTGCTGCACACTGTCGCGCAATGTCGCGGCCACGCTGCTACGCATCATCCGGGAGCATGCGCCGGAACGCATCCTCATCGAACCCTCCGGCGCGGCCGCCCTGAGTGACCTGCTGGGTACGCTCCACCAGCCGGGCTGCCGGGAACTGCTCGGCCCGATTCGCGTCGTGGCGGTTGTGGATGGCAAGCAGTGGCTGCTGGCCGACCGTGCCGTACAGATGGCCATTGCCGCCTACGTTGAAGCGGCAGCCACGGTCGTCATCAACAAGTGCGACAGTCTCTCACAGGCGGAACTGGCCCGGCTCCAGCAGCGCCTTGCCGGTTGCAACCCTGCGGCCAAGGTCATCTACACAAGCTTTGGGCGGCTTGATCTCCGCGACCTCAGCGACACGCAGGACGACGCCTGCCTGGGCGAAACCCTTGCCCCACGCCTGGCCTTCCGGCAAATCTCGGAAACGTTCTCGGCCGTCTTTGACGCGGCCGGATTACAGCAGGTGTTCGAGGCAATGACGGCCGGAGACTTTGGCGACATCTCCCGCGCCAAAGGTGTGTTCAAAACCACCGGCGGCTGGCTGCGGCTGGAATACGCCGGGCAGGCGATGAGCCTCAACCCCTGCGCTGCCGCATCGGAAAGCTCGCTGGTGGTCATCGGACGCGAACCCAGTTCCAACCTGCTGGCGGCGGTTCGTCAGACAATCATTGCGCCGACGGCTGCTTCGGCTCCGGCTGTTGTTTCACCCGCCGAAGCCCACTACCTCACTACGGCGAGCTAG
- a CDS encoding haloalkane dehalogenase, translating into MLRRSICTGSRFFGQDWGGLIGLRVAVALEERFARIVVGNTGLPTGDHPLPEAFFRWRDYSQTTPVFHAGGIVKGACVTELAPEVIAAYDAPFPDERYLAGARAFPMLVPTTPDDPEAPANRQAWQRLQQWEKPFLTAFSDSDPVTKGGDAVFQKLVPGARHQPHTTIRGAGHFLQEDKGEELAQVIVRFIAGTPSA; encoded by the coding sequence TTGTTGAGGCGCTCGATCTGCACCGGGTCACGCTTCTTTGGCCAGGACTGGGGCGGACTCATCGGGCTGCGCGTGGCCGTTGCCTTGGAAGAACGCTTTGCCCGGATTGTCGTTGGCAATACGGGCCTGCCAACCGGCGATCATCCCCTGCCGGAAGCCTTTTTTCGCTGGCGGGACTACTCGCAGACCACGCCGGTTTTTCACGCCGGCGGCATCGTCAAAGGGGCCTGTGTGACGGAACTCGCCCCGGAAGTCATCGCGGCCTACGATGCGCCGTTCCCCGATGAACGCTACCTGGCCGGCGCGCGCGCTTTCCCTATGCTGGTGCCCACCACGCCCGACGACCCGGAAGCCCCGGCCAACCGCCAGGCATGGCAGCGCCTTCAGCAGTGGGAAAAACCGTTTCTGACGGCGTTCAGCGACAGCGATCCGGTGACAAAGGGCGGTGACGCCGTGTTTCAGAAGCTCGTGCCCGGCGCGCGCCACCAGCCGCACACGACCATCCGGGGCGCGGGACACTTCCTGCAGGAAGACAAAGGCGAAGAACTCGCCCAGGTCATTGTCCGGTTCATCGCCGGAACGCCGTCTGCCTAG
- a CDS encoding ABC transporter permease, which translates to MWRIGLKMLMGDRAKYFTLVGSVSVVVFLFIQQGSVFCGLIGRTAKPVEAIGAPIWVVDRNLQVVDEFKGLLDTDLLRVRSVEGVKWAVPLFIRQAQVRLPNGKFQAVRLVGIDSATLVGRPPRLLEGRIEDLNAPDAVIVGRAEMERLGSPKIGDTFEINDRRARVVGIADVPRDFLSNPYLYTTFERAVQYVPRERKLMNYILAAPKEGYTTEQVLENIQRTTGLAAYDEDGMRWLTMNYYMRNTGIPVNIGISVVLVFLVGMAVIGQTFYAFALQNEKYFGALKAMGAGSGTLVGMIVLQSIIVGLIGYGIGAGGGSLVGYLGGRGAGKLAFYTPYQLLIISFAATMLICVLSSLLSIQRVLRLEPAVVFRG; encoded by the coding sequence ATGTGGCGGATTGGTCTGAAAATGCTGATGGGCGACCGCGCCAAGTATTTCACCCTCGTGGGCAGTGTCTCGGTGGTTGTCTTTCTGTTCATCCAGCAGGGATCGGTCTTCTGCGGTCTGATTGGGCGGACGGCCAAGCCGGTGGAAGCCATCGGCGCGCCCATCTGGGTGGTGGACCGCAACCTGCAGGTCGTGGATGAGTTCAAAGGGCTGCTGGATACCGACCTGCTGCGGGTGCGGAGTGTGGAAGGCGTCAAGTGGGCGGTGCCGCTGTTCATCCGCCAGGCGCAGGTACGGCTGCCGAACGGCAAGTTCCAGGCCGTACGCCTCGTCGGTATTGACAGTGCGACACTCGTCGGGCGGCCGCCACGACTGCTTGAAGGACGCATCGAAGACCTCAACGCGCCGGATGCTGTCATTGTCGGACGCGCCGAAATGGAGCGGCTGGGCAGTCCCAAAATTGGCGACACCTTTGAAATCAATGACCGCCGGGCGCGGGTGGTCGGCATTGCCGACGTGCCACGCGATTTTCTTTCCAACCCGTACCTCTACACGACGTTCGAGCGGGCCGTGCAGTACGTGCCGCGTGAGCGCAAGCTGATGAACTACATTCTGGCGGCGCCGAAAGAGGGGTACACCACGGAGCAGGTGCTGGAAAACATCCAGCGCACGACCGGGCTGGCGGCCTACGACGAAGATGGCATGCGGTGGTTGACGATGAACTACTACATGCGCAACACCGGTATTCCGGTCAACATCGGCATTTCCGTCGTGCTCGTGTTTCTGGTCGGGATGGCCGTCATCGGACAGACTTTCTACGCCTTCGCACTGCAAAACGAAAAGTATTTCGGGGCGCTCAAAGCCATGGGCGCCGGGAGCGGGACGCTGGTCGGGATGATCGTCCTGCAAAGCATCATCGTCGGGCTGATTGGCTACGGCATTGGCGCGGGCGGTGGTTCGCTCGTCGGCTATCTGGGCGGGCGCGGCGCGGGCAAACTGGCCTTTTACACCCCCTATCAGCTTCTCATTATTTCCTTTGCCGCCACGATGCTGATCTGTGTGCTGTCCAGTCTGCTCAGCATCCAGCGGGTGTTGCGGCTTGAACCGGCGGTCGTTTTCCGAGGATAG
- a CDS encoding ABC transporter ATP-binding protein produces MAKATAIAAAGEQPTTIMAPAVSLQHVNKSFGVGNTYLPVLKDISLDIRRGELLLLVGPSGCGKTTLLSVMAGILDTDDGVVDVFGTRVDRLSQSQKTRFRQQTIGFIFQQFNLIPTLTATENVAVPLIINGRPYREALERAEHYLDLVGLGNRLDHFPTQLSGGQQQRVAIARALVAEPRLVVCDEPTAALDGATGQMVMEMFRKVALSADRAIVVVTHDNRIFPYGDRIAEMLDGRIVDVHDNPDHIK; encoded by the coding sequence ATGGCAAAAGCAACGGCGATCGCCGCCGCAGGTGAACAACCGACAACAATCATGGCCCCGGCCGTTTCCCTTCAGCATGTGAACAAGAGCTTCGGGGTCGGCAACACGTACCTGCCGGTGCTCAAGGACATCAGCCTCGACATCCGACGTGGCGAACTGCTGCTTCTGGTCGGACCGTCAGGTTGTGGCAAAACCACGCTTCTGTCGGTGATGGCCGGCATTCTGGATACCGATGACGGTGTGGTGGATGTGTTCGGTACACGGGTGGATCGGCTGTCGCAGTCCCAGAAAACCCGTTTCCGGCAGCAGACCATCGGGTTCATTTTCCAGCAGTTCAACCTCATTCCGACCTTGACCGCGACGGAAAATGTCGCCGTACCGCTCATCATCAACGGGCGTCCCTACCGGGAGGCGCTGGAACGCGCCGAGCACTACCTGGACCTCGTGGGGTTGGGAAATCGTCTGGACCACTTCCCAACCCAGCTTTCCGGCGGACAGCAGCAGCGGGTGGCCATTGCGCGGGCGCTCGTGGCCGAGCCACGGCTGGTTGTCTGCGATGAGCCGACGGCGGCGCTCGACGGCGCAACGGGACAGATGGTGATGGAGATGTTCCGCAAGGTGGCCCTGAGCGCCGACCGGGCCATTGTGGTCGTCACGCACGACAACCGCATTTTTCCCTACGGCGACCGCATTGCCGAAATGCTCGATGGGCG